A single region of the Gemella sp. zg-570 genome encodes:
- the pknB gene encoding Stk1 family PASTA domain-containing Ser/Thr kinase — MINNIICNRYKIISHLGTGGMATVWLAEDTILNRKVAVKTFKIDSNDEEAIKRFNREANAVTTLYHNNIVSIYDVENEDNFYYLILEYVEGMTLKDYMVKNPNIPLDTAIHIMKQIAEGLSHAHKNGIIHRDIKPQNILMDKNLTCKITDFGISRAYGDTTLTQTNQMLGTVYYLSPEQARGNVATAQSDIYSLGILMFELLTGKIPFKGESAVAIALKHLQEDIPNIDKYRSDIPKSVKNIIIKATMKNPNERYISSKELSEDLKTCLNYERLNETLYTGFSALNNKNDDNYERTVIQTYSNSEFYNNYNESKEKNNAYKKVYIKNEDELEKKKKSPILKIFIAIFLIISAIGITAYSYNYYMNVSRISVPDLKNLTLEEAKSQILNAELVVGEITEVANDNVKENTVISSDPSNGKKVAKGSVINLKVSSGKNTIDMPNYLGMTELQVRNAIEKLGFKNVTYEKANSDEYEEGKVMYQSIDSGKKVNPKDTSLVIKISTGAKEILIPNFIGKTLNETYSLAEKLGVKIRVSANEYSSEYKENTIISQSQSENSKLKKGDEISVVVSKGENPATSNVTVTNFVEKDVESLKTWAEKNDLILKITYKESNIPSGTVISQSPKNGTIKKGSSISVTVAR; from the coding sequence ATGATAAATAATATAATATGCAACAGATATAAAATTATTTCTCACTTAGGTACAGGAGGAATGGCAACAGTTTGGCTTGCAGAGGATACAATTTTAAATAGAAAAGTTGCTGTAAAAACATTTAAAATTGATTCTAATGATGAAGAAGCTATTAAAAGATTTAATAGGGAAGCAAATGCTGTAACTACTTTATATCATAATAATATAGTTTCTATATATGATGTAGAAAATGAGGATAATTTTTATTATTTAATTTTAGAATATGTAGAAGGAATGACACTAAAAGATTATATGGTTAAAAACCCTAATATTCCTTTAGATACTGCTATACATATAATGAAACAAATAGCAGAAGGGCTATCTCACGCCCACAAAAACGGAATTATCCATAGGGATATAAAACCACAAAATATTTTAATGGATAAAAATTTAACTTGCAAAATAACTGATTTTGGAATATCAAGAGCATACGGAGATACAACTCTAACACAAACAAATCAAATGTTAGGTACGGTTTATTACTTATCTCCTGAACAAGCAAGAGGAAATGTAGCAACTGCACAAAGCGATATATACTCTCTTGGAATTTTAATGTTTGAACTACTTACAGGAAAAATTCCTTTTAAGGGGGAATCAGCTGTTGCTATAGCCTTAAAACATTTGCAAGAAGATATACCTAATATTGATAAATATAGAAGTGATATACCTAAAAGCGTTAAAAATATTATCATTAAAGCTACTATGAAAAATCCAAACGAAAGATATATTAGTTCAAAAGAATTATCTGAAGACTTAAAAACTTGTTTAAACTATGAAAGATTAAACGAAACTTTATACACTGGTTTTTCAGCACTAAATAATAAAAATGATGATAATTACGAAAGAACAGTTATTCAAACTTATTCTAATTCTGAGTTTTATAATAATTATAATGAATCTAAAGAAAAAAATAATGCTTATAAAAAAGTTTATATAAAAAATGAAGATGAACTAGAAAAGAAAAAGAAATCACCTATATTAAAAATTTTTATTGCAATATTTTTAATAATTTCAGCAATAGGTATAACAGCATATTCATATAATTATTATATGAATGTGTCTAGGATATCTGTTCCCGACCTTAAAAACTTGACTCTAGAAGAAGCAAAAAGTCAAATATTAAATGCAGAATTAGTTGTTGGAGAAATTACTGAAGTTGCTAATGATAATGTAAAAGAAAATACTGTAATAAGTAGCGACCCTTCAAATGGAAAAAAAGTTGCAAAGGGTAGCGTCATCAATTTAAAAGTATCTTCAGGTAAAAATACAATAGATATGCCAAATTATTTAGGAATGACAGAATTACAAGTTAGAAATGCAATAGAAAAATTAGGATTTAAAAATGTTACTTATGAAAAAGCAAATTCTGACGAATATGAAGAAGGCAAAGTAATGTATCAGAGTATAGATTCTGGTAAAAAAGTTAATCCAAAAGATACATCATTAGTTATAAAAATTTCAACTGGCGCTAAAGAAATACTGATACCTAATTTTATCGGTAAGACTTTGAATGAAACATATTCTCTAGCAGAAAAATTAGGAGTAAAAATTAGAGTATCTGCCAATGAATATAGCTCTGAATATAAAGAAAATACTATTATTAGCCAATCACAGTCTGAAAATTCAAAATTAAAAAAAGGTGATGAAATTTCTGTAGTAGTATCTAAGGGAGAAAATCCAGCAACATCTAATGTAACAGTAACTAACTTTGTTGAAAAAGATGTAGAAAGTTTGAAAACTTGGGCTGAAAAAAATGATTTAATATTAAAAATAACTTATAAAGAATCAAATATTCCTTCTGGTACAGTTATTTCTCAAAGCCCTAAAAATGGAACAATTAAAAAAGGGTCATCAATTTCGGTTACAGTTGCTAGATAA
- a CDS encoding protein phosphatase 2C domain-containing protein codes for MPVVYSYSYNKGLKKKKNEDAINVVKNKQGYIISIICDGVSSHKDSAFSSDYIVNNFSKKWKKTKFDDYDTMKNWVIDNIKLLNLDIIKKSTEKNKKMATTLLVTVVFEEQILVANVGDSLAFGINNNRITEMLSKDDSFVGVLLEAGVITEEEAKVHPKRHALTQAIGISENITIHIREEELKFDYILSCSDGLTTMLTEEEITDILMNDYLSVAVNNLISEANNKGGIDNISISVFKVLRGDNDDK; via the coding sequence ATGCCAGTAGTATATTCGTATAGTTATAATAAGGGCTTAAAAAAGAAAAAAAATGAAGATGCTATTAATGTTGTAAAAAATAAACAGGGCTACATTATAAGTATTATTTGTGATGGAGTCAGTAGTCATAAAGATTCTGCATTTTCTAGTGATTATATAGTTAATAATTTCTCTAAAAAGTGGAAAAAAACTAAATTTGATGATTATGACACAATGAAAAATTGGGTTATTGATAATATTAAATTACTTAATTTAGATATTATAAAAAAATCAACAGAAAAAAATAAAAAAATGGCAACAACTTTGTTAGTTACAGTAGTTTTCGAAGAACAAATTCTTGTTGCTAATGTGGGAGATAGTTTAGCATTTGGAATAAATAATAATAGAATTACAGAAATGTTAAGTAAAGATGATTCTTTTGTTGGTGTATTATTAGAAGCTGGTGTCATTACTGAAGAAGAAGCTAAAGTTCACCCAAAAAGACACGCACTTACACAAGCTATTGGTATATCAGAAAATATAACTATACACATAAGAGAAGAAGAATTAAAATTTGATTATATACTTAGTTGTTCGGACGGCTTGACAACTATGCTTACAGAAGAAGAAATTACAGATATATTAATGAATGATTATTTATCAGTAGCAGTAAATAACCTTATTAGCGAAGCAAATAATAAGGGAGGAATTGACAATATATCTATTTCTGTATTTAAAGTATTGAGAGGAGATAATGATGATAAATAA
- the rlmN gene encoding 23S rRNA (adenine(2503)-C(2))-methyltransferase RlmN, with protein sequence MLITELKNYKKSRWLKDFEKMSIYSLKLDQLEKYLVSIGEKKFRAKQIYDWLYKKRINSFFEMRNIPKSLQEKLDSEFDITTLKTLIKQESKDGTIKFLFELQDKYTIESVLMRNKYGNSLCVTTQVGCRIGCTFCASTLGGLKRNLEAGEIVTQVLKVQQELDKVGERISSIVIMGIGEPFENYDEMMDFIRIVNSDESFNIGARHITVSTSGIVPKIYDFANENIQINFAVSLHAPTNELRSRIMPVNRAYNIDKLMASLKYYQKITNRRITFEYGLMGLVNDQAEHAEKLAEIIKDLNCHVNLIPINYVPERNYVRTSKSDIFNFEKILKRNKVNVTIRRTQGDDIDAACGQLRAKERKDEVKGGIPDASSIFV encoded by the coding sequence ATGTTAATTACTGAATTAAAAAATTATAAAAAAAGTAGATGGCTAAAAGATTTTGAAAAAATGTCTATCTATTCTCTAAAATTAGACCAATTGGAAAAATATTTAGTGTCTATTGGAGAGAAGAAATTTAGGGCTAAACAAATATATGATTGGCTTTATAAAAAAAGAATAAATAGTTTTTTTGAAATGAGAAATATACCAAAATCATTACAAGAAAAATTAGATAGTGAATTTGATATAACTACACTAAAAACTCTTATAAAGCAAGAATCAAAAGACGGAACTATTAAATTTTTATTTGAATTACAGGACAAATACACAATAGAAAGTGTCCTTATGAGAAATAAATATGGTAATTCCTTATGTGTTACTACTCAGGTTGGTTGTAGAATAGGTTGTACATTCTGTGCCTCAACTTTGGGAGGGCTTAAAAGAAATCTTGAAGCAGGTGAGATTGTTACTCAAGTTTTAAAAGTTCAGCAAGAGTTAGACAAGGTAGGAGAACGTATTTCTAGTATAGTTATAATGGGTATAGGTGAACCTTTTGAAAATTATGATGAAATGATGGATTTTATTAGAATAGTAAATAGTGATGAGTCATTTAATATTGGAGCTAGGCATATTACAGTTTCTACATCTGGAATAGTACCTAAGATTTATGATTTTGCTAATGAGAATATTCAAATTAATTTTGCAGTTTCCCTACACGCACCTACAAATGAATTAAGAAGTAGAATAATGCCTGTTAATAGAGCCTATAATATAGATAAATTAATGGCATCATTAAAGTATTATCAAAAAATTACTAACCGTCGTATAACCTTTGAATATGGTTTGATGGGCTTGGTCAATGACCAAGCAGAACATGCAGAAAAATTAGCAGAAATAATAAAAGATTTAAACTGTCATGTTAATTTAATTCCCATCAATTATGTTCCAGAAAGAAATTATGTCAGAACTAGCAAATCGGATATTTTTAATTTTGAAAAAATATTAAAAAGAAATAAAGTAAATGTTACAATAAGAAGAACACAGGGTGATGATATAGATGCAGCCTGTGGTCAATTAAGAGCAAAAGAAAGAAAAGACGAGGTTAAGGGAGGAATTCCAGATGCCAGTAGTATATTCGTATAG
- the rsmB gene encoding 16S rRNA (cytosine(967)-C(5))-methyltransferase RsmB — translation MNKKSSRESAYEVLYEIILNDAYSNISLNKFFSKYSLENKDKRYITEVVYGTIKNKIYLEYILNKYSKTRIKSKIKVLLLMAIYQLIFMDKTPNFAIVNEIVNISKKIGGTYTSKFVNGILRNIAQNFSEDNLQFENEEEKFCIENSCPKELYDILTKQYGLEKGQSIIKSFIYKSKNSIRINKKKTNIEEVIKYFSSKKIEVKRSKISTDCLVVDKSTMNDEKFLAGEYIIQDEASALVAHTINEDKSKNYNILDVCAAPGGKSLHVATEYFNSNLISCDKYIHKLKLIEDNVKKLGINNIKILEQDATIYNSQFKEKFDIIICDVPCSGIGVIKNKPEIKYKINDNYINDISQLQLKILENSIKYLKKNGIIIYSTCTIDKRENEYNIDKFLEKNKNFKLDKITTDGIVKEYKAGMISILPDEYNCDGFFICKMRKLED, via the coding sequence ATGAATAAAAAATCTTCCAGAGAATCAGCCTATGAAGTCTTATATGAAATTATCTTAAATGACGCATACAGTAATATAAGTTTAAATAAATTTTTTTCAAAATACTCATTAGAAAATAAGGATAAAAGATATATTACGGAAGTAGTCTATGGAACAATAAAAAATAAAATTTATTTAGAATACATATTAAATAAATACTCTAAAACTCGAATAAAATCAAAAATTAAAGTTTTATTACTAATGGCTATATATCAACTAATATTTATGGATAAAACTCCAAATTTTGCCATAGTAAATGAAATTGTAAATATATCAAAAAAAATTGGTGGTACTTATACTAGCAAATTTGTAAATGGAATTTTAAGAAATATTGCTCAAAATTTTTCTGAAGATAACTTGCAATTTGAAAACGAAGAAGAAAAATTTTGTATAGAAAATTCATGTCCAAAAGAATTATATGATATTTTGACCAAACAATACGGTTTAGAAAAAGGACAAAGCATAATAAAATCTTTCATTTATAAAAGTAAGAATAGTATAAGAATTAATAAAAAAAAAACAAATATTGAAGAAGTGATAAAATATTTTTCTAGTAAAAAAATAGAAGTTAAGCGAAGTAAAATTTCAACAGACTGCCTTGTAGTTGATAAATCAACAATGAATGATGAAAAATTTTTAGCAGGTGAATATATTATTCAAGATGAAGCTAGTGCCCTTGTAGCACACACAATCAATGAAGATAAAAGTAAAAATTATAATATTTTAGATGTTTGTGCTGCCCCTGGGGGAAAAAGTCTTCATGTAGCTACTGAATATTTTAATTCTAATTTAATTTCATGTGATAAATATATACATAAACTAAAATTAATTGAAGATAATGTAAAAAAACTAGGCATAAATAATATAAAAATACTAGAACAAGACGCTACAATATATAATTCTCAATTTAAAGAAAAGTTTGATATAATAATATGTGATGTACCTTGTTCTGGAATTGGTGTTATAAAAAATAAACCAGAAATAAAATATAAAATAAATGATAACTATATAAATGATATATCGCAATTACAGCTTAAAATACTGGAAAATAGTATAAAATATCTTAAAAAAAATGGAATAATTATTTATTCTACATGTACAATAGACAAGAGAGAAAATGAATATAATATAGATAAATTTTTAGAAAAAAATAAAAATTTTAAATTAGATAAAATTACTACGGATGGTATTGTAAAAGAGTACAAAGCAGGAATGATTTCTATTTTACCAGATGAGTATAATTGTGATGGATTTTTTATATGTAAAATGAGGAAGTTGGAGGATTAA
- the fmt gene encoding methionyl-tRNA formyltransferase, translating into MKNKKIVFMGTPNFSVPILKMLINDFGVNLVITQPDKKIGRKKILTPSPVKVLAEEHNIKVLQPINISHDEEVFNELKLLNPDIIITAAYGQLIPEKILNLPEYKCVNVHGSLLPELRGGAPIQYSILKDFKETGVTIMYMEKSLDSGDMISKASFPILDSDNYQSVHDKMSLLGRDLLKETLPNIFSKNINPVKQDHSQATFAPNISRKDEQINWNENARTIFNKIRAFDPAPGAFTYLYKDIFKIWKAQEVFDIENNDKSVGTIIKQENNALFIKCGDNTVLKLLEVQMSGKKRVDIKSFLSNKKDYLGIRLGDLNE; encoded by the coding sequence ATGAAAAATAAAAAAATAGTATTTATGGGAACACCTAATTTTTCAGTTCCAATACTGAAAATGTTGATAAATGATTTTGGTGTCAATTTAGTAATAACACAACCAGATAAAAAAATAGGAAGAAAAAAAATATTAACTCCTTCTCCTGTAAAAGTATTAGCAGAAGAACATAATATAAAAGTTTTACAACCTATTAATATTAGCCATGATGAAGAAGTATTTAATGAATTAAAACTTTTAAATCCAGATATTATAATAACCGCTGCCTATGGACAATTAATACCAGAAAAAATTTTAAATTTACCTGAATATAAGTGTGTCAATGTTCATGGTTCTTTACTTCCAGAACTTAGAGGCGGCGCTCCTATACAATATTCTATTTTAAAAGATTTTAAAGAAACTGGAGTTACAATAATGTATATGGAGAAAAGTTTAGATTCTGGTGATATGATTTCTAAAGCATCTTTTCCTATATTAGATAGCGACAACTACCAAAGTGTTCATGATAAAATGTCATTACTTGGAAGAGACTTATTAAAAGAAACATTACCAAATATTTTTTCAAAAAATATAAATCCAGTAAAACAAGACCATAGTCAAGCAACTTTTGCCCCTAATATCAGTCGCAAAGATGAACAAATAAATTGGAATGAAAATGCTAGAACTATCTTCAATAAAATTCGAGCTTTTGACCCAGCACCTGGCGCTTTTACTTATTTATATAAAGATATATTTAAAATTTGGAAGGCACAAGAAGTTTTTGATATTGAAAATAACGACAAATCTGTTGGAACTATAATAAAACAAGAAAATAACGCATTATTCATAAAATGTGGAGATAATACTGTATTAAAATTATTAGAAGTTCAAATGTCGGGTAAAAAAAGAGTGGATATTAAATCTTTCTTATCAAATAAAAAAGATTATTTGGGAATAAGACTTGGTGATTTGAATGAATAA